In Aerosakkonema funiforme FACHB-1375, the following are encoded in one genomic region:
- the smpB gene encoding SsrA-binding protein SmpB, with product MSEKSEGIKIVSDNRQARYLYEILETYEAGIELKGTEVKSIREGRSNLRDGYVLIRNGEAWLLNVHVSPHSTASQYFNHDPVRTRKLLLHKEEIRKLIGKVEQKGLTLIPLKMYLKKGLVKVSVGLGRGKKLHDKREDVKKRDDKREMQRAMKNF from the coding sequence ATGAGTGAAAAAAGCGAAGGTATCAAAATCGTTAGCGACAATCGCCAAGCCCGTTACCTCTACGAAATCCTAGAGACATACGAGGCTGGGATTGAGTTAAAAGGGACAGAAGTCAAGTCCATTCGCGAAGGTCGGTCTAACCTGCGCGATGGATACGTGCTGATTCGGAATGGCGAGGCGTGGCTGCTGAACGTCCACGTTTCACCTCACTCAACCGCCAGCCAGTATTTTAACCACGACCCCGTTCGCACGCGGAAACTGCTGCTGCATAAAGAGGAAATCCGCAAGCTGATTGGTAAAGTGGAACAAAAGGGTTTGACCCTAATTCCTTTGAAGATGTATTTGAAGAAAGGTTTGGTGAAAGTCAGCGTTGGTCTGGGTAGAGGTAAGAAGCTGCACGACAAACGCGAAGATGTGAAGAAACGCGACGATAAGCGCGAGATGCAACGCGCTATGAAGAATTTTTAA
- a CDS encoding DUF29 family protein, producing MTQELIDLRKSILEGRYAEALAIVDELEGMSKQAILRNIQSYLKILLIHLIKNQIEQRLTNSWANSIRNSVREIKKLNLQDNKTSYYVKIDGWEEMIDEEFEEAIREASEEVLNGAYSPFQLAEMVERKLVISHSQSLIELTYNYSLKQLPGVIDDYLIQLPGGEDWQAGRR from the coding sequence ATGACTCAAGAATTAATAGATTTAAGAAAAAGCATTCTGGAAGGAAGATACGCCGAGGCTTTGGCAATTGTAGATGAATTAGAGGGAATGAGCAAACAGGCGATACTGCGGAATATCCAATCTTATCTCAAAATCTTGTTAATTCACTTGATTAAAAACCAAATCGAACAGCGATTAACAAATTCTTGGGCTAATTCTATTCGCAATTCTGTTAGAGAAATTAAGAAACTGAATTTGCAAGATAACAAAACCTCTTATTACGTGAAGATAGATGGTTGGGAAGAAATGATTGATGAAGAATTTGAAGAGGCAATTCGCGAGGCTAGCGAGGAAGTCTTGAATGGTGCTTACAGTCCATTTCAACTTGCTGAAATGGTGGAGAGAAAATTGGTAATTAGTCATTCTCAAAGCTTAATCGAATTGACCTATAATTATTCACTTAAGCAGTTACCAGGAGTTATTGATGATTATTTGATTCAGCTTCCGGGTGGGGAAGATTGGCAAGCTGGGAGGCGATGA
- a CDS encoding serine/threonine protein kinase, giving the protein MVWAAGQRLQKGKYIIEKILGEGGFGITYQARHTLLQQLVVIKTPNESLKNDPEYPKYLQRFVEEGRRLEKLSEKQHPNIVRVRDLFEKKGIYCLVMDFVAGESLFDLVRRRGALPANEAVEYVRQIGEALTVVHQASLVHRDAHPGNIMVQSDGKAVLIDFGIAGEILQTVESSKHFGNWAFAPYEQMMGSREPTVDVYCLAASLYYAVTGQCPTSSLDRKLNNVRLIKPKQHADISDELNRAILKGMELEAKNRPQSMQEWLKLLEVANRTVPVGINKVITQPTLQKIHIDWGLLVQRFIVCVGLGFLLTIPFYFSPLPWFVALAGTSLLAYHGERGVTYGGLTDIEIGGVLTMALAITLTVVPIFGTKAIVSLFFMGIFYGFLLLFFSIGPTEGLGLWYLMLIILTPLTMYNSKMSWSQIYGNIYGNEERIRGLVAWCIGLTSNISLALRMWEGTEVIFWDIHANDLGKKPFSNFHKFLILSGTSWIGLGAGAVLRYWLQ; this is encoded by the coding sequence ATGGTTTGGGCAGCGGGTCAGCGGTTGCAGAAAGGTAAGTATATTATCGAGAAAATCCTGGGAGAAGGGGGCTTCGGGATTACCTATCAAGCACGACATACGCTGCTGCAACAGCTAGTGGTTATTAAAACGCCTAATGAAAGCCTGAAAAATGACCCGGAATACCCCAAATATTTGCAGCGGTTCGTCGAGGAAGGGCGGCGACTGGAAAAACTCTCTGAAAAACAGCATCCCAATATCGTGCGCGTCAGGGATTTGTTTGAAAAGAAGGGGATATACTGCCTGGTAATGGATTTTGTCGCAGGGGAGAGTTTGTTTGATTTGGTGCGGCGGCGAGGGGCGTTACCTGCAAACGAAGCGGTGGAGTATGTGCGACAAATTGGGGAAGCTTTGACGGTGGTGCATCAAGCGAGTTTGGTGCATCGGGATGCTCACCCAGGCAATATTATGGTGCAGAGTGACGGTAAAGCGGTGTTGATTGATTTTGGCATTGCTGGAGAAATTCTGCAAACAGTCGAAAGTTCCAAGCATTTTGGCAATTGGGCTTTTGCGCCTTACGAACAGATGATGGGGAGTCGGGAACCAACGGTTGATGTGTACTGTTTGGCTGCTTCTCTATATTATGCGGTAACTGGTCAATGTCCGACATCTTCTTTGGATCGGAAGTTGAATAATGTCCGATTGATTAAACCTAAGCAACACGCTGATATCAGCGATGAGTTAAATCGGGCGATTCTCAAGGGGATGGAGTTGGAAGCGAAAAACCGTCCTCAGTCGATGCAGGAATGGTTGAAGTTGTTGGAAGTGGCGAATCGCACTGTTCCGGTAGGCATTAACAAAGTAATCACTCAACCAACCCTACAAAAGATACATATTGATTGGGGTTTATTAGTACAACGTTTCATAGTTTGTGTAGGTTTGGGATTTTTGTTAACAATACCTTTTTATTTTTCGCCTTTACCTTGGTTCGTAGCTTTAGCTGGAACCTCGCTTTTAGCTTATCATGGTGAAAGAGGGGTTACTTATGGTGGGCTTACTGATATTGAGATAGGCGGCGTTTTAACTATGGCTTTAGCGATAACTTTAACTGTTGTACCTATATTTGGAACTAAGGCTATAGTATCATTATTTTTTATGGGTATTTTTTACGGATTCTTATTGCTTTTTTTCTCGATTGGTCCAACCGAGGGACTAGGACTATGGTATTTAATGCTTATTATTCTGACACCTTTGACTATGTATAACAGTAAGATGAGTTGGAGCCAAATTTATGGAAATATTTACGGGAATGAAGAAAGGATAAGGGGTTTAGTGGCTTGGTGTATTGGTTTAACATCAAATATATCTTTAGCCTTAAGGATGTGGGAAGGAACAGAAGTAATATTTTGGGATATACATGCTAACGATTTAGGAAAAAAGCCATTTAGTAACTTTCACAAGTTTCTGATTCTATCTGGAACTTCTTGGATAGGACTGGGAGCGGGAGCAGTGTTACGTTATTGGTTGCAGTAA
- a CDS encoding IctB family putative bicarbonate transporter: MNAVWQQLTLSNLPLYRWRNASYLYRLVGLLPAWRQGSWLMRWAEPLGALLVSLVFALAPFVSNDLVGVLLVACGAFWVLLTVSDEVVREREKEEGEAVFSFPKFTPIHLLVLLYWGIAVVATALSPVKAAALTGLVKLTLYLLLFALMARILRSPHLRSWLIALYLHVALLVSVYGLRQWFFGATALATWVDPESPLAKTTRVYSYLGNPNLLAGYLLPATALSLAAVFAWRGWVCKALATTMFVVNSSCLILTFSRGGWIGFVVLLFVFLLLLIDWLSIQLPPFWRTWSLPILLISLAAILGLAILFVEPLRDRVFSMFVGREDSSNNFRINVWAAVQEMIRARPIIGIGPGNTAFNKIYPLYMRPRYSALSAYSILLEVAVEAGLIGLGCFLWLLLVTFNQGWVQLRRLREFGSREGFWLIAAIASFLGMLAHGTVDTVLYRPEANTLWWMMIALIASYYTIYQPSRSENLPPQDL, translated from the coding sequence ATGAACGCTGTTTGGCAACAATTAACACTATCTAATCTACCGTTGTATCGGTGGCGCAATGCTAGTTATTTGTACCGTTTGGTAGGTCTGCTGCCAGCATGGCGACAAGGCAGCTGGTTGATGCGATGGGCAGAACCTTTGGGCGCGTTGTTGGTAAGCTTGGTGTTTGCTCTGGCTCCCTTTGTATCCAACGATTTGGTTGGTGTGCTTTTAGTTGCTTGCGGTGCCTTTTGGGTGCTGCTGACTGTATCGGATGAGGTTGTCAGAGAAAGGGAGAAGGAAGAGGGAGAGGCAGTATTTTCTTTTCCCAAATTTACGCCCATTCATTTGCTGGTATTGCTTTATTGGGGTATTGCTGTGGTGGCGACAGCTTTGTCACCGGTGAAGGCGGCGGCGCTGACCGGTTTGGTGAAGCTGACGCTGTATCTGTTGCTGTTTGCTTTGATGGCGAGGATTTTGCGATCGCCTCACCTGCGCTCTTGGTTAATTGCGCTATACTTGCACGTAGCTCTGCTCGTCAGTGTCTACGGTCTGAGGCAGTGGTTTTTTGGCGCTACAGCACTGGCAACTTGGGTAGATCCGGAATCTCCTCTGGCTAAAACCACGCGAGTCTATAGCTATCTGGGAAATCCCAATTTACTGGCAGGGTATCTGCTGCCGGCAACTGCTTTGAGTTTGGCGGCTGTTTTTGCTTGGCGTGGCTGGGTCTGCAAAGCGTTAGCAACGACAATGTTTGTTGTCAATTCATCTTGTTTGATATTAACTTTCAGTCGGGGGGGCTGGATCGGTTTTGTAGTGCTGCTGTTTGTGTTTTTGTTGTTGTTGATTGATTGGTTAAGTATTCAGTTACCTCCTTTTTGGCGCACTTGGTCTTTACCGATATTGCTAATAAGTTTGGCTGCTATATTAGGATTGGCAATATTGTTTGTAGAACCGTTGCGCGATCGCGTTTTCAGTATGTTTGTGGGTCGCGAAGATAGCAGCAATAATTTTCGCATCAATGTGTGGGCAGCTGTACAGGAGATGATTCGCGCTCGGCCCATTATCGGCATTGGCCCCGGCAACACTGCTTTTAACAAAATTTATCCTCTCTATATGCGTCCCCGCTACAGCGCTTTGAGTGCTTATTCTATTCTGCTGGAAGTAGCGGTGGAAGCCGGTTTGATTGGATTGGGTTGTTTTCTCTGGTTATTGTTAGTAACCTTTAACCAAGGTTGGGTACAATTGCGGCGTCTGCGGGAATTTGGTAGCCGCGAAGGATTTTGGTTGATAGCTGCGATCGCCAGTTTTTTAGGTATGCTAGCTCATGGTACTGTAGATACAGTTTTGTATCGTCCGGAAGCCAATACTCTCTGGTGGATGATGATAGCTTTGATCGCTAGTTATTACACTATTTATCAACCATCGCGGAGTGAAAATTTACCTCCACAGGACTTGTAG
- a CDS encoding GAF domain-containing sensor histidine kinase, which produces MVNPENTLFYRLNGLTPQAREQQRLLALTESGLLEAETIPIFDEATQTAAHFLDAPICILGIMDKDRQWFKSSVGLSRLGLMNQLATSRQLSRQESLCTHVVDSHKVLAIGDTTVEPIFAKSLLVQHYGIRAYLGVPLLTSTGHCLGTLAVMERVPRSFTDRETEFLELMARWIMSEFERNRALKENAPGVLVNLNTQISSGNLGSQQLATNQIQVKLLGQLTQELRTPLTSVMGMASVLSREIYGPLTTKQKEYLEIIQHSGQYLLSLVNEILALGSLNPDNPKLNLSAVDIEMLCQQAIATLEEAANRRGQQIRLSVEPGNRIWQLDKEKVRQLLYHLVSSVLQTADAGSIVRIHISRKVEGLNIAVWVSHPWLGDGLPHLEGYFFNTSPSVPTYSEPRLYDREDESLEEASLLSPEAAEKSNSTKSEEKALVTADRSEALENNIIDRSSENLGLLLSCHLAQMHSGQISIQGSQESGFRYVVSLPTITEADVNI; this is translated from the coding sequence ATGGTAAACCCTGAAAACACTCTCTTTTATCGTCTCAACGGTTTGACACCTCAAGCGCGAGAACAACAGCGCCTTTTAGCTTTAACAGAGTCGGGACTGCTGGAAGCAGAGACAATCCCGATTTTCGATGAGGCAACTCAGACGGCTGCCCACTTTTTGGATGCCCCCATCTGCATTTTGGGCATCATGGACAAAGACCGTCAATGGTTCAAGTCATCTGTGGGTTTGTCCAGGTTAGGTTTGATGAATCAGCTGGCAACATCCCGTCAGCTATCGCGGCAGGAATCTCTGTGTACGCACGTAGTAGACTCTCATAAAGTTTTGGCGATCGGCGATACTACCGTTGAGCCGATTTTTGCCAAGAGTTTGTTAGTTCAGCACTATGGCATCCGCGCCTATTTGGGAGTGCCATTATTAACTTCTACCGGACATTGCCTGGGTACGCTTGCCGTGATGGAACGGGTGCCGCGTTCCTTTACTGACAGGGAAACAGAGTTTTTGGAACTCATGGCCCGCTGGATTATGAGCGAATTTGAGCGCAATCGTGCCCTCAAAGAGAATGCCCCAGGAGTGTTGGTGAATCTCAACACGCAAATATCCTCTGGAAATTTAGGCAGCCAGCAACTCGCCACCAATCAAATTCAAGTCAAATTGCTGGGCCAACTCACTCAGGAACTGCGGACGCCTCTGACCTCAGTGATGGGAATGGCCAGCGTTTTGAGCCGCGAGATTTATGGCCCCCTAACGACTAAACAAAAAGAATATTTGGAGATTATTCAGCACAGCGGTCAGTACTTGCTGTCGCTGGTAAACGAAATATTGGCACTGGGATCGCTAAACCCCGATAATCCAAAACTGAATCTTTCTGCTGTTGATATAGAAATGTTGTGCCAACAGGCGATCGCTACATTAGAAGAAGCAGCCAACCGCCGAGGGCAACAGATTCGTCTTTCCGTAGAGCCCGGAAATCGCATCTGGCAACTGGATAAGGAAAAAGTCCGCCAATTGCTTTATCACTTGGTATCAAGTGTGCTGCAAACGGCTGATGCTGGCAGTATTGTCCGCATTCATATCTCTCGTAAAGTAGAAGGGTTAAACATTGCCGTTTGGGTTTCTCACCCCTGGCTGGGAGATGGCCTCCCTCATCTGGAAGGATACTTTTTCAATACGTCCCCATCTGTACCAACTTACTCGGAGCCCCGGCTTTACGATCGCGAGGATGAAAGCCTCGAAGAAGCATCACTGCTATCTCCAGAAGCAGCCGAGAAGAGTAACTCGACCAAATCGGAAGAAAAAGCTTTGGTTACTGCTGACCGATCGGAAGCTCTTGAGAATAATATAATCGATCGATCTTCTGAAAACTTGGGGCTGTTGCTCAGCTGTCATTTAGCTCAAATGCACAGCGGACAAATCTCGATCCAAGGCTCGCAAGAGTCTGGCTTTAGATATGTGGTGAGCTTGCCAACAATAACAGAAGCTGATGTAAATATCTAA
- a CDS encoding adenylyltransferase/cytidyltransferase family protein, protein MITDLYSLTELEEAIAIAPAQWRPLVFTNGCFDLLHVGHLRYLRVAKSLGRSLIVGLNSDVSVRTIKPHPTGWPERPIIPDIQRAELLAALKPVDGVVIFSQTTAAQVIDKLKPEIYVKGGDYRIETLPEAPIVQAYGGRIELVRIEIPTSTSGIIDRILQTAK, encoded by the coding sequence ATGATTACCGATCTATACAGCTTAACCGAACTAGAGGAGGCGATCGCTATTGCCCCAGCGCAATGGCGACCATTGGTATTTACCAATGGCTGCTTTGACCTACTCCATGTCGGACACCTGCGGTATTTACGGGTAGCAAAATCCTTGGGGCGATCGCTGATTGTGGGGTTAAATAGCGATGTGTCTGTGCGAACCATCAAACCGCATCCGACGGGATGGCCAGAGCGACCCATCATCCCAGACATACAGAGGGCCGAATTACTAGCTGCCCTCAAGCCAGTAGATGGGGTAGTGATTTTTTCCCAAACCACAGCTGCTCAAGTTATAGATAAGCTCAAACCAGAAATTTACGTAAAAGGGGGAGACTACCGAATCGAAACGCTGCCCGAAGCACCGATTGTTCAAGCCTATGGAGGCAGGATCGAGTTAGTCAGAATAGAAATACCTACTTCTACCAGTGGTATAATCGATCGCATTTTGCAGACCGCTAAGTGA